A DNA window from Mycolicibacter terrae contains the following coding sequences:
- a CDS encoding peroxiredoxin — translation MLEVGTEAPDFTLKDQDQQLVTLSDYRGDKNVLLVFFPLAFTGICQGELDQLRDHLPSYVNDDSVALAISVGPPPTHKVWAAESGFLFPVLSDFWPHGAVSEAFGVFNSETGFSNRGTFVIDKSGIIRFAEMKAPGEARDQKLWVDALAAVKG, via the coding sequence ATGTTGGAAGTCGGTACCGAAGCTCCTGATTTCACCCTCAAGGACCAGGATCAGCAGCTGGTCACCCTGAGCGACTACCGCGGTGACAAGAACGTCCTGCTGGTGTTCTTCCCGCTGGCCTTCACCGGCATCTGTCAGGGCGAGCTGGACCAGTTGCGCGATCACCTGCCCAGCTATGTCAACGACGACAGCGTGGCGCTGGCCATCTCGGTCGGCCCGCCGCCCACGCACAAGGTCTGGGCCGCCGAGAGCGGATTCCTGTTCCCGGTGCTCTCCGATTTCTGGCCGCACGGCGCAGTCAGCGAGGCGTTCGGGGTGTTCAACTCCGAAACCGGATTCTCCAATCGCGGCACGTTCGTCATCGACAAATCCGGGATCATCCGGTTCGCCGAGATGAAGGCGCCCGGCGAGGCGCGCGACCAGAAGCTGTGGGTCGACGCGCTGGCCGCCGTGAAGGGGTAG
- a CDS encoding SURF1 family cytochrome oxidase biogenesis protein — MRRLAFLLRPSWLALAVVVLAFAYLCFTVLAPWQLGKNTTTSRANSQLERALTAQPVPLTTLLPHQDSSAPDEQWRPVTATGHYLGEAQVLVRLRLVEGVPAVEVLTPFAVRGGPTVLVNRGYVRTDDGGSRMPQIAPPPDGQVTITARLRDSQGAIPGKNPFSENGFRQVYSINTEQVAALTKVPLTGSYLQLVEGQPGGLGLIALPRRDNGPFLSYGIQWIAFGILAPIGLGYFAFAEVRARRSERSTAEVDAAPDAGPDTDEPAAPMTVEQKLADRYGRRR, encoded by the coding sequence ATGCGGCGCCTGGCCTTCCTGCTGCGCCCGAGCTGGCTGGCCCTGGCGGTGGTGGTGTTGGCCTTCGCCTATCTGTGCTTCACCGTGCTGGCGCCGTGGCAACTGGGCAAGAACACCACCACCTCACGCGCCAACAGCCAACTCGAACGCGCGCTGACCGCGCAACCCGTGCCGCTGACAACGCTGCTACCGCACCAGGATTCGTCGGCACCGGATGAGCAGTGGCGGCCGGTGACCGCCACCGGACATTACCTTGGCGAGGCGCAGGTGCTGGTGCGGCTGCGGCTGGTCGAAGGTGTGCCGGCCGTCGAGGTCCTGACGCCGTTCGCGGTCCGCGGCGGGCCGACCGTGCTGGTCAACCGCGGCTATGTGCGCACCGACGACGGCGGCTCGCGGATGCCGCAGATTGCGCCGCCACCGGACGGGCAGGTCACGATCACCGCGCGACTGCGGGATTCGCAGGGGGCCATTCCGGGCAAGAACCCGTTCAGCGAGAACGGTTTCCGACAGGTGTACTCGATCAACACCGAACAGGTAGCGGCGCTGACCAAGGTTCCGCTGACCGGCTCCTATCTGCAACTGGTTGAGGGGCAGCCCGGCGGATTGGGGTTGATCGCGCTACCGCGCCGCGATAACGGGCCGTTCCTGTCCTACGGGATCCAGTGGATCGCGTTCGGGATCCTCGCCCCGATCGGACTGGGTTACTTCGCGTTCGCCGAGGTGCGCGCGCGGCGGTCGGAGAGATCGACCGCCGAGGTCGACGCGGCCCCCGATGCCGGACCGGATACCGATGAGCCGGCGGCGCCGATGACCGTCGAGCAGAAGCTCGCCGACCGGTACGGCCGGCGCCGCTGA
- a CDS encoding LLM class F420-dependent oxidoreductase: MNISGVGIWSAPLRYGDQGEAAEAAAELEELGFGTLWIPDVGGPLFDAVANLLTATRQAVIATGILNLWMHTPADVAASYASLTAAHGDRFLLGIGVSHAPLIDAGDPGRYRRPLRAMTAFLDGLDAADAPVPVGSRVLAALGPKMLDLAAARSRGAHPYLSTPEHTRFAREQLGAGPLLAPEQTAILCSDRAAAREIGTAWLASYLALPNYANNLLRSGFSTDDIMGVSDRLFDALIAWGTVEAVTKRIAEHRDAGADHVCVQLLEADPRAFPREQWRRLAAALS; this comes from the coding sequence GTGAACATCTCGGGTGTGGGGATCTGGAGTGCGCCGCTGCGCTACGGCGATCAGGGCGAGGCCGCCGAGGCGGCCGCCGAGCTGGAGGAGTTGGGCTTCGGCACCCTGTGGATCCCCGATGTCGGCGGCCCGCTGTTCGACGCGGTGGCCAATCTTCTCACCGCGACGCGGCAGGCGGTGATCGCCACCGGCATCTTGAATCTGTGGATGCACACTCCGGCCGACGTAGCCGCCTCCTACGCGTCGCTGACCGCGGCCCACGGTGATCGGTTCCTGCTGGGGATCGGTGTCAGCCACGCCCCGCTGATCGACGCCGGGGATCCCGGTCGCTACCGGCGGCCGCTGCGCGCGATGACCGCCTTCCTCGACGGCCTCGACGCCGCCGACGCCCCCGTCCCGGTCGGGTCCCGGGTGCTCGCGGCACTGGGCCCGAAGATGCTCGACCTGGCCGCCGCCCGCAGCCGCGGTGCCCACCCCTATCTGAGCACCCCTGAGCACACCCGGTTCGCCCGGGAACAGCTGGGGGCGGGCCCATTGCTGGCGCCCGAACAGACCGCAATCCTGTGCTCTGACCGCGCGGCGGCCCGCGAGATCGGTACCGCATGGCTGGCCTCGTACCTGGCGCTGCCCAACTACGCCAACAACCTGCTGCGCTCGGGATTCTCCACCGACGACATCATGGGAGTCAGTGACCGGCTGTTCGACGCGCTCATCGCCTGGGGAACCGTGGAGGCCGTGACCAAGCGGATCGCCGAGCACCGGGACGCCGGGGCCGACCATGTCTGCGTACAGCTGCTCGAGGCAGACCCGCGGGCCTTCCCGCGTGAGCAGTGGCGCCGGCTGGCCGCCGCCCTGAGCTGA
- a CDS encoding low molecular weight protein-tyrosine-phosphatase encodes MSDPALHVTFVCTGNICRSPMAEKMFAHQLAQRGLGELVRVTSAGTADWHIGKRADERTDRVLRAHGYPVEHSAAQVGADHMAADLVVALGRNHVWLLEGLGVPAERIRMLRSFDPRSGAAVPDVDDPYYGGHDDFERAFTVIAAALPGLHDWVDAQLASGEGG; translated from the coding sequence GTGTCTGACCCGGCGCTGCATGTGACGTTCGTCTGCACCGGCAACATCTGCCGCTCCCCGATGGCCGAGAAGATGTTCGCCCACCAGCTTGCGCAGCGCGGCCTGGGTGAGCTGGTGCGTGTCACCAGCGCCGGGACCGCGGATTGGCATATCGGCAAACGCGCCGACGAGCGCACCGACCGGGTGCTGCGCGCGCACGGCTATCCGGTGGAGCACAGTGCTGCACAGGTCGGCGCCGACCACATGGCCGCCGACCTGGTGGTGGCCTTGGGGCGCAACCACGTCTGGCTCCTCGAAGGTCTGGGGGTGCCGGCCGAGCGGATCCGGATGCTGCGGTCCTTCGATCCGCGTTCGGGTGCGGCCGTGCCCGACGTCGACGATCCCTACTACGGCGGCCACGACGATTTCGAGCGGGCTTTCACCGTCATCGCAGCCGCACTGCCGGGCCTGCATGACTGGGTCGACGCCCAGCTGGCGTCCGGCGAGGGCGGCTGA
- a CDS encoding oxygenase MpaB family protein yields the protein MKRTTKIVDLLNPAAMLMPAANVIMQLSLPGVGYGVQESRVDSGNVYKHPFKRARTTGTYLAVAAIGTDDDRALYRAAVDTAHRQVRSTPESPVRYSAFDPELQLWVAACLYRYFVDQHEFLHGPLDDAAADAVYADAKKLGTTLQVRDEMWPADRKAFEEYWKQALHELRIDPPVREHLRGVASMVFLPWPLRLAGPLNLFATTGFLPAEFRQMMQLDWSASQQRRFEWLLSALRLADRLIPHQAWVLGYRAYLWDMRFRARNGMRVV from the coding sequence ATGAAACGGACCACCAAGATCGTCGACCTGTTGAACCCCGCCGCGATGCTGATGCCGGCCGCCAACGTGATCATGCAGTTGTCGCTGCCCGGGGTGGGCTACGGCGTGCAGGAAAGCCGGGTGGACTCCGGCAACGTGTACAAGCATCCGTTCAAGCGGGCCCGCACCACCGGCACCTACCTGGCGGTGGCCGCCATCGGCACCGATGACGACCGGGCGCTCTACCGTGCCGCCGTGGACACCGCACACCGGCAGGTGCGTTCCACGCCCGAAAGCCCGGTGCGTTACAGCGCGTTCGACCCCGAGCTGCAACTGTGGGTGGCGGCCTGCCTGTACCGCTACTTCGTCGACCAACACGAGTTCCTGCACGGCCCGCTCGACGACGCGGCCGCCGACGCGGTCTACGCGGACGCCAAGAAACTCGGCACCACGTTGCAGGTGCGCGATGAGATGTGGCCGGCCGATCGCAAGGCGTTCGAAGAGTATTGGAAGCAGGCGCTGCACGAGCTGCGCATCGATCCGCCGGTGCGTGAGCATCTGCGCGGGGTGGCGTCGATGGTGTTCCTGCCCTGGCCGCTGCGGCTGGCCGGACCGCTTAACTTGTTCGCGACGACGGGGTTCTTGCCCGCGGAGTTCCGCCAGATGATGCAGCTGGATTGGTCGGCGTCGCAGCAACGCCGGTTCGAATGGCTGCTGTCCGCGCTGAGGCTGGCCGACCGGCTGATTCCACACCAGGCCTGGGTGCTGGGTTATCGGGCATATTTGTGGGACATGCGTTTTCGGGCCCGAAACGGCATGCGCGTCGTCTAG
- the aceE gene encoding pyruvate dehydrogenase (acetyl-transferring), homodimeric type has protein sequence MTTEAVHQDLGNKPSGASESDRVRVIREGVASYLPDIDPEETSEWLESFDQLVARSGPTRARYLMLRLLERAGEQRVAIPALTSTDYVNTIPTELEPWFPGDEDTERRFRRWIRWNAAVMVHRAQRPGVGVGGHISTYASSSTLYEVGFNHFFRGKDHPGGGDQVFIQGHASPGIYARAFLEGRLSTDQLDGFRQEHSHPGGGLPSYPHPRLMPDFWEFPTVSMGLGPMNAIYQARFNHYLHDRGIKDTSDQHVWCFLGDGEMDEPESRGLLHVGALEGLDNLTFVINCNLQRLDGPVRGNGKIIQELESFFRGAGWNVIKVVWGREWDALLHADRDGALVNLMNVTPDGDYQTYKANDGGYVREHFFGRDPRTKALVQDLSDQDIWHLKRGGHDYRKVHAAYRAAVEHKGQPTVILAKTIKGYSLGSYFAGRNATHQMKKFRLQDLKDFRDEMRIPISDAELEENPYLPPYYHPGENTPEIRYLLDRRHSLGGFVPHRRTQVRSLPLPASDAYAAVKKGSGNQEVATTMATVRVFKELLRDKEIGPRLVPIIPDEARTFGMDSWFPSLKIYNRNGQLYTSVDADLMLAYKESEIGQILHEGINEAGSTASFTAVGTSYSTHDEPMIPIYIFYSMFGFQRTGDGLWAAADQMARGFVLGATAGRTTLTGEGLQHADGHSLLLASTNPAVVSYDPAFAFEVAHIIESGLERMFGANPENVYFYMTIYNEPYVQPAEPDGFDPEGLLRGIYRYQKASGSGAHTAHILASGVAMPEALRAAELLAADWEVTADVWSVTSWGELNRDGVAVERERLRHPERPTQEPYVGRVLSEALADKPGPVVAVSDWMRAVPEQIRPWVPGTFVTLGTDGFGFSDTRPAARRYFNTDAESVVVAVLAALARDGAVEASVPATAATRYQIDDVLAAPEQTSDSGVA, from the coding sequence GTGACAACCGAGGCCGTGCACCAGGATCTGGGCAATAAACCAAGCGGCGCAAGCGAATCCGACCGGGTCCGGGTGATCCGCGAAGGTGTGGCGTCCTACCTTCCCGACATCGACCCGGAAGAGACCTCCGAATGGCTGGAGTCCTTCGACCAACTGGTGGCCCGGTCCGGCCCGACCCGCGCCCGCTACCTGATGCTGCGGCTGCTGGAACGCGCCGGCGAGCAGCGGGTGGCGATCCCGGCGCTCACCTCCACCGACTACGTCAACACCATCCCGACCGAACTGGAACCCTGGTTCCCCGGCGACGAGGACACCGAACGCCGCTTCCGCAGGTGGATCCGCTGGAACGCCGCGGTGATGGTGCACCGCGCGCAACGGCCCGGGGTCGGCGTCGGCGGGCACATCTCGACCTACGCCTCGTCGTCGACGCTCTATGAGGTCGGCTTCAACCACTTCTTCCGCGGCAAAGACCACCCCGGTGGCGGAGACCAGGTGTTCATCCAGGGCCACGCCTCCCCCGGCATCTACGCGCGGGCGTTCCTGGAGGGCCGGCTGAGCACCGACCAGCTCGACGGTTTCCGTCAGGAGCACAGCCACCCCGGTGGTGGCCTGCCGTCCTACCCGCACCCGCGGCTGATGCCCGACTTCTGGGAGTTCCCCACGGTGTCGATGGGGCTGGGTCCGATGAACGCCATCTACCAAGCCCGTTTCAACCACTACCTGCACGACCGCGGCATCAAGGACACCTCCGACCAACACGTGTGGTGCTTTTTGGGCGACGGCGAGATGGACGAGCCGGAGAGCCGCGGCCTGCTGCACGTCGGCGCGCTGGAGGGCCTGGACAACCTGACCTTCGTGATCAACTGCAACCTGCAGCGCCTGGACGGGCCGGTGCGCGGCAACGGCAAGATCATCCAGGAGCTCGAGTCGTTCTTCCGCGGGGCGGGCTGGAACGTGATCAAGGTGGTCTGGGGCCGCGAGTGGGACGCCCTGCTGCACGCCGACCGGGACGGCGCCCTGGTCAACCTGATGAACGTCACCCCCGACGGCGATTACCAGACCTACAAGGCCAACGACGGCGGCTATGTGCGGGAGCATTTCTTCGGCCGCGACCCGCGCACCAAGGCCCTGGTCCAGGATCTGTCCGATCAGGACATCTGGCACCTCAAGCGCGGTGGGCACGACTACCGCAAGGTCCATGCGGCCTACCGTGCGGCCGTCGAACACAAGGGCCAGCCGACCGTCATCCTGGCCAAGACCATCAAGGGCTACAGCCTGGGCAGCTACTTCGCCGGCCGCAACGCCACCCACCAGATGAAGAAGTTCCGCCTGCAAGACCTCAAGGACTTCCGCGACGAGATGCGAATCCCCATCTCCGACGCCGAACTCGAGGAAAACCCGTACCTGCCGCCGTACTACCACCCCGGCGAGAACACACCGGAGATCCGCTACCTGCTGGACCGCCGGCACAGCCTCGGCGGCTTCGTTCCACACCGCCGCACCCAGGTCCGGTCGCTGCCCCTGCCCGCCTCCGACGCGTACGCGGCGGTCAAGAAGGGATCGGGCAACCAGGAGGTCGCCACCACCATGGCGACCGTGCGGGTGTTCAAAGAACTGTTGCGGGACAAGGAAATCGGGCCGCGTCTGGTCCCGATCATCCCCGACGAGGCGCGCACCTTCGGGATGGACTCGTGGTTCCCGTCGTTGAAGATCTACAACCGCAACGGGCAGCTCTACACCTCCGTCGATGCCGATCTGATGCTGGCATACAAGGAAAGTGAAATTGGCCAGATCCTGCACGAGGGCATCAACGAGGCCGGCTCGACGGCCTCCTTCACCGCGGTCGGGACGTCGTATTCCACCCACGACGAGCCGATGATCCCGATCTACATCTTCTACTCGATGTTCGGCTTCCAGCGCACCGGCGACGGCCTGTGGGCGGCCGCCGATCAGATGGCGCGCGGTTTCGTTCTCGGCGCCACCGCGGGCCGCACCACACTGACCGGCGAAGGCCTGCAACACGCCGACGGGCACTCACTACTGCTGGCCAGCACCAACCCGGCGGTGGTCTCCTACGATCCCGCGTTCGCCTTCGAAGTCGCCCACATCATCGAAAGCGGGCTGGAGCGCATGTTCGGCGCGAACCCGGAGAACGTGTACTTCTACATGACCATCTACAACGAGCCGTACGTCCAGCCGGCCGAACCGGACGGCTTCGACCCGGAAGGCCTGCTGCGCGGCATCTACCGCTATCAGAAGGCCTCGGGGTCGGGCGCCCACACCGCCCACATCCTGGCCTCGGGGGTGGCGATGCCCGAGGCGCTGCGCGCTGCCGAGCTGCTGGCCGCCGACTGGGAGGTGACCGCCGACGTGTGGTCGGTGACCAGCTGGGGCGAGCTCAACCGCGACGGCGTGGCGGTCGAACGCGAGCGGTTGCGCCACCCCGAGCGCCCAACCCAGGAGCCCTACGTGGGCCGCGTCCTGTCCGAGGCACTGGCGGACAAGCCCGGCCCGGTCGTCGCGGTGTCGGACTGGATGCGCGCGGTACCCGAGCAGATCCGGCCCTGGGTGCCCGGCACCTTCGTCACCCTGGGCACCGACGGGTTCGGCTTCTCCGACACCCGCCCGGCCGCGCGGCGCTATTTCAACACCGACGCGGAGTCGGTGGTGGTCGCGGTACTGGCCGCGCTGGCCCGCGACGGGGCCGTCGAGGCATCGGTCCCGGCCACGGCCGCGACCCGGTACCAGATCGACGACGTGCTGGCCGCCCCGGAGCAGACATCCGACTCGGGTGTCGCCTGA
- a CDS encoding PucR family transcriptional regulator: MVDNSSGGPVLPRSTLDLLSAVPDTLLRRLKHYSGRLATEAVSAMGERLPFFGDLEASQRASVALVVQTAVVNFAEWMHDPHGNVSHTAQAFELVPQELTRHIALRHTVDMVRVTMEFFEEVVPMLARSEEQVTALTVGILKYSRDLAFTAASAYADAAEARGTWDSRMEASVVDAVVRGDTGPELLSRAAALNWDTTAPATVVVGTAPPGPDAYSGQKASQDVRDVAGRHGRAALTDVHGTWLVAIVSGPLSPTQKFLADLLGAFSDGPVVIGPTAPSLTAAYHSASEAISGMNAVVGWTGAPRPVLARELLPERALIGDPSAIAALHTDVMRPLAEAGPSLTETLDAYLDCGGAIEACSRKLFVHPNTVRYRLKRIADFTGRDPTQPRDAYVLRVAATVGRLANQAQHASFSSAQATYAAPPAAAPPPEEHQVG, translated from the coding sequence ATGGTCGACAACAGCTCGGGTGGCCCGGTCCTGCCGCGGTCCACTCTTGATCTGCTGAGCGCCGTCCCGGACACCCTGCTGCGCAGGCTCAAACACTATTCGGGCCGACTGGCCACCGAAGCGGTGTCGGCGATGGGCGAACGGCTGCCGTTCTTCGGCGACCTGGAGGCCTCCCAGCGCGCCAGCGTCGCCCTGGTGGTGCAGACCGCCGTGGTCAACTTCGCCGAATGGATGCACGACCCGCACGGCAACGTCAGCCACACCGCGCAGGCCTTCGAGCTGGTGCCCCAGGAACTGACCCGGCACATCGCGCTGCGCCACACCGTGGACATGGTGCGGGTCACCATGGAGTTCTTCGAGGAGGTCGTGCCGATGCTGGCCCGCTCCGAGGAGCAGGTGACCGCGCTGACGGTGGGCATCCTCAAGTACAGCCGCGACCTGGCCTTCACCGCCGCCTCCGCCTACGCCGACGCCGCCGAGGCCCGGGGCACCTGGGATTCCCGGATGGAGGCCAGCGTGGTGGACGCCGTGGTGCGCGGTGACACCGGGCCGGAGCTGTTGAGCCGGGCGGCGGCACTGAACTGGGACACCACCGCACCGGCCACGGTCGTGGTGGGCACCGCGCCGCCCGGGCCGGACGCCTACTCCGGCCAGAAGGCCAGCCAGGACGTCCGCGACGTCGCCGGACGCCACGGCCGGGCGGCGCTGACCGACGTGCACGGCACCTGGCTGGTGGCGATCGTGTCGGGCCCGTTGTCACCGACCCAGAAGTTTCTGGCCGACCTGCTCGGCGCGTTCTCCGACGGGCCGGTGGTGATCGGCCCGACCGCGCCGAGCCTGACCGCGGCCTACCACAGCGCCAGCGAGGCGATCTCCGGGATGAACGCCGTGGTCGGCTGGACCGGAGCGCCGCGCCCGGTGCTGGCCCGCGAGCTCCTGCCCGAGCGGGCCCTGATCGGGGACCCCTCGGCGATCGCGGCCCTGCACACCGACGTGATGCGGCCCCTGGCCGAGGCCGGGCCGTCCCTGACCGAGACGCTGGACGCCTACCTGGACTGCGGCGGCGCGATCGAGGCCTGCTCGCGCAAGTTGTTCGTTCATCCAAACACCGTCCGCTACCGACTCAAGCGGATCGCCGACTTCACCGGTCGCGATCCCACCCAGCCCCGCGACGCCTATGTGCTGCGAGTGGCCGCCACCGTCGGCCGGCTGGCCAATCAGGCCCAACATGCCAGCTTCAGCAGCGCACAGGCGACATACGCCGCACCACCGGCGGCGGCGCCCCCACCCGAGGAGCATCAGGTGGGGTGA
- a CDS encoding CDGP domain-containing protein encodes MIWGLLVRMLTGAVGTVLATVALWGAVGTASADPGMPGGPETHCQGYGLGNSAMACDDPVQPDGTWRRCVQWQPQPFFDGSGGIGGFLPGGSDCMTLGGANPPPNPFTPQQHIDG; translated from the coding sequence ATGATCTGGGGATTGCTCGTCAGAATGCTCACCGGAGCGGTGGGCACGGTGCTCGCCACCGTCGCGCTGTGGGGTGCGGTGGGGACCGCCTCGGCCGATCCGGGGATGCCCGGCGGACCGGAGACGCATTGCCAAGGGTATGGGCTGGGTAATAGTGCGATGGCTTGCGATGACCCAGTCCAGCCGGACGGCACCTGGCGGCGGTGCGTTCAGTGGCAGCCCCAGCCGTTCTTCGATGGCTCGGGGGGTATCGGAGGGTTCCTGCCGGGCGGCAGCGACTGCATGACCTTGGGCGGCGCTAATCCGCCGCCGAATCCTTTCACCCCGCAACAACACATCGACGGCTGA
- a CDS encoding DUF3052 domain-containing protein, which produces MVAADNAPNFARKLGIQSKQLIQEFGWDEDADDDIRVDVEEACGSELLDEDTDEVVDVVLLWWRDGDGDLVDTLMDAISALADDGVIWVLTPKTGKSGHVQPAEIAESAPTAGLMPTSSVNLGDWSASRLVQPKSRMGKR; this is translated from the coding sequence GTGGTCGCGGCGGACAACGCCCCGAACTTCGCCCGCAAGCTGGGCATCCAGAGCAAGCAGTTGATCCAGGAGTTCGGCTGGGACGAGGATGCCGACGATGACATCCGTGTCGACGTCGAAGAGGCCTGTGGCAGTGAACTGCTCGACGAAGACACCGACGAGGTGGTCGACGTGGTGCTGCTGTGGTGGCGCGACGGCGACGGGGACCTGGTCGACACTCTGATGGACGCGATCTCCGCGCTGGCCGACGACGGCGTGATCTGGGTGCTGACGCCCAAGACCGGCAAGTCCGGCCATGTCCAGCCCGCCGAGATCGCGGAGTCGGCGCCGACCGCCGGCCTGATGCCGACCTCGTCGGTCAATCTCGGCGACTGGAGTGCCAGTCGACTGGTTCAACCCAAATCAAGGATGGGAAAACGTTGA
- a CDS encoding ACP S-malonyltransferase: protein MIALLAPGQGSQTPGMLLPWLETPDSGDARARLAAWSTISGLDLVALGTTATAEEITDTAVTQPLVVAATLLAYAELAKRNDNLGNVIVAGHSVGEIAAYAIAGVISPDDAVMLAATRGREMAKACALEPTGMAAVLGGDEAEVLTRLEQLDLIPANRNAAGQIVAAGPLPALDKLAEDPPAKARVRKLATAGAFHTQYMAPALEAYSAAAAQVATSEPTATLLSNRDGQPVVSAAVAMDHLVAQLTRPVRWDLCTETLRSRGVTAIVEFPPAGTLAGIAKRELRGTPTHAVKSPADLDGLPEF from the coding sequence GTGATTGCGTTGCTCGCTCCCGGACAGGGATCGCAGACCCCCGGCATGCTGTTGCCGTGGCTCGAGACGCCGGATTCCGGTGACGCCCGGGCCCGGCTGGCCGCCTGGTCGACGATCAGCGGCCTGGATTTGGTCGCGCTGGGAACCACCGCAACCGCCGAGGAGATCACCGACACGGCGGTCACCCAGCCGCTGGTGGTGGCGGCAACCCTGCTGGCCTACGCCGAGCTGGCCAAGCGGAACGACAACCTGGGCAATGTCATCGTGGCCGGCCACTCCGTGGGCGAGATCGCCGCCTACGCCATCGCCGGCGTCATCTCCCCCGACGACGCCGTCATGCTGGCCGCCACCCGCGGCCGCGAGATGGCCAAGGCCTGCGCACTCGAGCCGACCGGCATGGCCGCGGTGCTGGGCGGTGACGAAGCCGAGGTGCTGACCCGCCTCGAGCAGCTCGACCTGATCCCGGCCAACCGCAACGCCGCCGGCCAGATCGTCGCCGCCGGCCCGCTGCCCGCATTGGACAAACTCGCCGAAGACCCGCCCGCCAAGGCCCGGGTGCGTAAGCTGGCGACGGCGGGGGCGTTCCACACTCAGTACATGGCTCCCGCGCTGGAGGCCTATTCCGCCGCGGCGGCCCAGGTCGCCACATCGGAGCCCACCGCCACACTGTTGTCCAACCGCGATGGGCAGCCGGTGGTTTCGGCGGCCGTGGCGATGGATCACCTGGTCGCGCAGCTGACCCGGCCGGTGCGCTGGGACCTGTGCACCGAGACACTCCGCTCACGCGGGGTCACGGCGATCGTCGAATTCCCGCCCGCGGGAACACTCGCCGGTATCGCCAAACGCGAACTTCGGGGGACCCCGACGCACGCCGTCAAGTCCCCCGCGGATCTGGACGGGCTTCCCGAGTTCTAA
- the acpM gene encoding meromycolate extension acyl carrier protein AcpM, whose amino-acid sequence MPASQEEIIAGLAEIIEEVTGIEPSEVTVEKSFVDDLDIDSLSMVEIAVQTEDKYGVKIPDEDLAGLRTVGDVVGYIQKLEAENPEAAAALREKFGSES is encoded by the coding sequence GTGCCTGCCAGTCAGGAAGAAATCATCGCCGGTCTCGCCGAGATCATCGAAGAGGTGACCGGTATCGAGCCGTCTGAGGTCACGGTCGAGAAGTCCTTCGTCGACGACCTGGACATCGACTCGCTGTCGATGGTGGAGATCGCCGTCCAGACCGAGGACAAGTACGGCGTGAAGATCCCCGACGAGGACCTCGCCGGTCTGCGCACCGTCGGAGACGTGGTCGGCTACATCCAGAAGCTCGAGGCCGAGAACCCCGAGGCCGCCGCCGCGCTGCGCGAGAAGTTCGGCTCGGAGAGCTAA